One segment of Phycisphaerae bacterium DNA contains the following:
- the rpmA gene encoding 50S ribosomal protein L27, whose product MAHKKGQGSTRNGRDSNPQYLGVKVYGGQEIKAGGIIVRQRGTRVQAGLNVGRGRDDTLFALKTGTVQFAGRKVHVMPAEAATAEAAAQ is encoded by the coding sequence ATGGCACATAAAAAGGGACAGGGCTCGACCCGCAACGGACGCGACAGCAATCCGCAGTATCTGGGCGTGAAGGTTTACGGCGGCCAGGAAATCAAGGCGGGCGGCATCATCGTCCGGCAGCGTGGCACCCGCGTGCAGGCCGGATTGAACGTCGGCCGCGGCCGCGATGACACCCTGTTCGCCCTCAAGACCGGGACCGTGCAGTTCGCGGGACGCAAGGTCCACGTCATGCCGGCCGAGGCGGCCACCGCTGAAGCAGCGGCGCAATAG